From Pseudomonas sp. stari2, a single genomic window includes:
- a CDS encoding amino acid permease, whose amino-acid sequence MSGQNSQSGELKRGLKNRHIQLIALGGAIGTGLFLGSAGVLKSAGPSMILGYAICGFIAFMIMRQLGEMIVEEPVAGSFSHFAHKYWGGFAGFLSGWNCWILYILVGMSELTAVGKYIHYWAPDIPSWVTAAAFFLLINAINLANVKVFGEAEFWFAIIKVVAIVGMIALGSYLLVSGHGGPQASVSNLWSHGGFFPNGVSGLVMAMAIIMFSFGGLEMLGFTAAEADKPKTVIPKAINQVIYRILIFYIGALVILLSLTPWDSLLETLNASGDSYSGSPFVQVFSMLGSNTAAHILNFVVLTAALSVYNSGTYCNSRMLLGMAEQGDAPKGLAKIDKRGVPVRSILASAAVTLVAVLLNYLIPQHALELLMSLVVATLVINWAMISFSHFKFRQHMNKTNQKPLFKALWYPYGNYICLAFVAFILGVMLLIPGIQISVYAIPVWVVFMWVCYVIKNKRGAQQALSAASASK is encoded by the coding sequence ATGAGTGGACAAAACTCGCAATCAGGCGAGCTGAAACGCGGCCTGAAAAATCGCCATATTCAACTGATCGCCCTCGGTGGCGCGATTGGTACCGGATTGTTCCTCGGCTCGGCCGGGGTGCTGAAATCCGCCGGCCCGTCGATGATCCTCGGCTATGCCATCTGCGGCTTCATCGCTTTCATGATCATGCGCCAGCTCGGCGAGATGATCGTCGAGGAGCCGGTGGCCGGTTCCTTCAGCCACTTTGCGCACAAGTACTGGGGCGGCTTCGCCGGTTTCCTTTCGGGCTGGAACTGCTGGATCCTGTACATCCTGGTGGGCATGTCGGAGCTGACCGCGGTCGGCAAGTACATCCACTACTGGGCGCCGGACATTCCGAGCTGGGTCACCGCGGCGGCGTTCTTCCTGCTGATCAACGCGATCAACCTGGCCAACGTGAAAGTCTTCGGTGAGGCCGAGTTCTGGTTCGCGATCATCAAGGTCGTGGCGATTGTCGGCATGATTGCTCTGGGCAGCTATCTGCTGGTCAGCGGCCATGGCGGCCCGCAGGCGTCGGTCAGCAACCTGTGGTCCCACGGCGGCTTCTTCCCGAACGGCGTCAGCGGTCTGGTCATGGCCATGGCGATCATCATGTTCTCCTTCGGCGGTCTGGAAATGCTCGGTTTCACCGCTGCCGAAGCCGACAAGCCGAAAACCGTGATCCCGAAAGCGATCAACCAGGTGATCTACCGGATCCTGATTTTCTACATCGGTGCACTGGTGATCCTGCTGTCGCTGACCCCATGGGACAGCCTGCTGGAAACCCTCAACGCGTCGGGCGATTCCTACAGCGGCAGCCCGTTCGTGCAGGTGTTCTCGATGCTCGGCAGCAACACCGCCGCGCACATCCTCAACTTCGTGGTCCTGACGGCGGCACTGTCGGTGTACAACAGCGGCACCTACTGCAACAGCCGTATGTTGCTGGGCATGGCCGAGCAGGGCGATGCGCCGAAAGGTCTGGCGAAGATCGACAAACGCGGCGTGCCGGTGCGTTCGATTCTGGCTTCGGCAGCGGTAACGCTGGTGGCTGTGCTGCTCAACTACCTGATTCCGCAACACGCGCTGGAACTGCTGATGTCGCTGGTGGTTGCAACGCTGGTGATCAACTGGGCGATGATCAGCTTCTCGCACTTCAAGTTCCGTCAGCACATGAACAAAACTAACCAGAAGCCGCTGTTCAAGGCGCTGTGGTACCCGTACGGCAACTACATCTGCCTGGCGTTCGTCGCGTTCATTCTGGGTGTGATGTTGCTGATCCCGGGCATCCAGATCTCGGTGTATGCGATTCCGGTGTGGGTCGTGTTCATGTGGGTCTGCTACGTGATCAAGAACAAGCGTGGTGCGCAGCAAGCACTGTCTGCAGCAAGCGCTTCCAAATAA
- the scpB gene encoding SMC-Scp complex subunit ScpB, with amino-acid sequence MNLSEPRELAPLLESFLLASGKPQTLERLYELFEEGERPEPPVFKKALTLLGKSCEGRAFELVEVASGYRLQIREKFAPWVGRLWEERPQRYSRALLETMALIAYRQPITRGEIEDVRGVAVNTNIVKTLMEREWIRVVGYRDVPGKPAMFATTKLFLDHFNLKSLDELPPLAELREIEPDPVLDFDDAPVPAGLQEQADASAEPEEPKEETSFHSLLLELDSMEEGIKTDFDDLLRDVADGEPMSSGFESDSLEPSVEAEAEAEPEVDFEPESEFEPEFEPEPEQEDDVLGVAEAREKLLAAVARLERPAPEPEEELSEEEAEARALAEAIEAERREFED; translated from the coding sequence ATGAACCTGAGTGAACCCCGCGAGCTGGCGCCCCTGCTTGAATCCTTTCTGTTGGCCTCGGGAAAGCCGCAGACCCTTGAACGCCTGTACGAGTTGTTCGAGGAAGGCGAACGGCCGGAACCGCCGGTCTTCAAGAAAGCCCTGACCCTGCTCGGCAAGTCCTGCGAGGGGCGAGCGTTTGAGCTCGTGGAGGTTGCCTCCGGCTATCGCCTGCAGATTCGCGAGAAGTTCGCGCCATGGGTCGGCCGACTGTGGGAAGAGCGCCCGCAGCGTTATTCCCGAGCCTTGCTGGAAACCATGGCGCTGATCGCCTATCGCCAGCCGATCACCCGAGGCGAGATCGAAGACGTGCGAGGCGTGGCGGTCAACACCAACATCGTCAAGACGCTGATGGAGCGCGAGTGGATCCGCGTCGTCGGTTATCGCGACGTGCCGGGCAAACCGGCGATGTTCGCGACCACCAAACTATTCCTCGATCATTTCAACCTCAAGAGCCTCGACGAATTGCCGCCGCTGGCGGAGTTGCGTGAGATCGAGCCGGATCCGGTGCTCGACTTCGACGACGCTCCCGTACCTGCAGGCTTGCAGGAGCAGGCCGATGCCAGCGCCGAGCCGGAAGAGCCGAAAGAGGAAACCAGTTTCCACAGCTTGCTGCTGGAACTGGACAGCATGGAGGAGGGGATCAAGACCGACTTCGACGACTTGCTGCGTGATGTCGCGGATGGCGAGCCGATGTCGTCGGGGTTTGAGTCCGATTCGCTCGAACCGTCGGTCGAGGCAGAGGCCGAAGCAGAGCCGGAGGTCGATTTTGAGCCTGAATCGGAATTTGAGCCTGAGTTTGAGCCCGAGCCTGAGCAGGAAGACGATGTGCTCGGCGTGGCTGAAGCCCGGGAAAAACTGCTGGCCGCTGTCGCCCGCCTCGAACGACCCGCACCAGAACCTGAGGAAGAACTGAGCGAAGAAGAAGCCGAAGCCCGCGCCCTGGCCGAAGCCATCGAAGCCGAACGCCGCGAGTTCGAAGATTGA
- the glyA gene encoding serine hydroxymethyltransferase, giving the protein MPVNTEQLPNQADLLRRGLADLRAEDAELAQILDAEVTRQHRTLSLVSSSCAVKPRTLVASASALVNVTAEGMPGRRYNAGCENVTRVESLAIRRARELFDAQYANVQSHSASNANYQVLTGLLEPGDTLLGMAVEHGGHLTHGNTAAFSGDHYKAIQYGTTAEGLIDYDQVRRLALDHRPRIIMCCANAYSQVVDFEWFREIADEAGAILLADISHIAGLVATGRHPSPINVAHVTTTCTHKQLMGPRGGLILSGRDANTKVPGLRTTFSRALDQAVFPGMQGAPAVNMIAAKAAALGYARSAEFDAYMARIRSTADEFASAFQAHDYEVVGGRSENHAVLLQLRNGITGAIAEAALEHCGIIVNKHRVPGETRSSLVTSGLRIGTGSIAQRHIDARGCRQIVDLMCRILDNVTPLGEQDYTLAPTLREQFRLQTEALCALYPITDYA; this is encoded by the coding sequence ATGCCAGTCAATACCGAACAGCTTCCGAATCAGGCCGATTTACTGCGACGTGGCCTGGCGGATCTCCGGGCGGAAGACGCCGAACTCGCACAGATCCTCGACGCTGAAGTCACGCGTCAACACCGGACGCTCTCGCTGGTCTCCTCCTCTTGCGCAGTCAAGCCTCGCACGTTGGTGGCATCGGCGTCGGCGCTGGTCAATGTGACGGCCGAGGGCATGCCCGGCAGGCGCTATAACGCCGGGTGCGAGAACGTCACCCGGGTCGAGTCGCTGGCCATCCGAAGAGCTCGGGAGCTGTTCGACGCCCAGTACGCCAACGTGCAATCACACTCGGCGTCGAACGCCAACTACCAGGTGCTCACCGGCCTGCTTGAGCCGGGAGATACGCTGCTGGGAATGGCCGTCGAACACGGAGGCCATCTCACCCACGGCAACACCGCCGCATTCTCGGGCGACCACTACAAGGCGATCCAGTACGGCACGACCGCCGAAGGTCTGATCGATTACGACCAGGTACGCCGACTGGCCCTCGACCACCGCCCGCGCATCATCATGTGCTGTGCCAATGCCTATTCGCAGGTAGTGGACTTCGAATGGTTCCGTGAGATTGCCGATGAAGCCGGGGCCATCCTGCTCGCTGATATTTCGCACATCGCCGGACTGGTTGCCACCGGGCGACATCCGAGCCCGATCAACGTTGCACACGTCACCACGACCTGCACACACAAGCAACTCATGGGCCCCCGCGGCGGCCTGATCCTTTCCGGCCGGGACGCGAACACCAAAGTACCCGGCCTGAGGACGACCTTCAGTCGTGCCCTTGATCAAGCCGTGTTTCCCGGAATGCAGGGCGCGCCGGCCGTCAACATGATCGCGGCAAAGGCGGCGGCACTTGGCTATGCAAGGTCGGCAGAGTTCGACGCCTACATGGCGCGGATCCGGAGCACGGCCGATGAGTTCGCCAGTGCGTTTCAGGCCCATGACTACGAGGTTGTGGGCGGGCGCAGTGAAAACCACGCGGTTCTGCTTCAGTTGCGCAACGGCATCACCGGCGCCATTGCAGAGGCGGCGCTGGAGCACTGCGGGATCATCGTGAACAAACACCGCGTCCCCGGCGAAACCCGATCATCCCTCGTGACCAGTGGGCTGCGCATCGGCACCGGATCCATCGCGCAACGCCACATCGACGCCCGGGGATGTCGACAGATTGTCGATCTGATGTGCCGGATCCTGGACAATGTGACGCCGCTCGGCGAGCAGGATTACACGCTGGCCCCCACACTGAGGGAGCAATTCCGCCTACAGACCGAAGCGCTGTGCGCGCTGTATCCCATCACTGACTACGCATAG
- a CDS encoding L-threonylcarbamoyladenylate synthase — protein sequence MSQFFQIHPENPQARLIKQAVEIIRKGGVVVYPTDSSYAIGCQIGDKNAIERVRRLRQLDEKHNFALICSDLSQLGNYAKIDTGTFRILKAHLPGPYTFILNATREVPRLLLHPKKRTIGLRVPSHPIALALLAELGEPLMSVTLIMPGEEDPLSDPYEMRQLLEHQVDLIIDGGSGGIKASTVIDLTGDDPEVIRVGCGDPAPFMVEA from the coding sequence GTGAGTCAATTTTTCCAGATCCATCCGGAAAACCCGCAAGCGCGCCTGATCAAACAGGCGGTCGAGATCATCCGCAAGGGCGGGGTGGTGGTCTATCCAACGGACTCTTCCTACGCAATCGGTTGCCAGATCGGCGACAAGAACGCCATCGAGCGCGTTCGACGCCTGCGTCAGCTCGACGAAAAGCACAACTTCGCGCTGATCTGCAGCGACCTGTCGCAACTGGGCAATTACGCCAAGATCGACACCGGGACCTTTCGAATCCTGAAAGCCCACCTGCCGGGACCGTACACCTTCATTCTCAACGCCACTCGCGAAGTGCCGCGTCTGTTGCTGCATCCCAAGAAACGCACCATCGGTCTGCGGGTGCCGAGCCATCCCATCGCGTTGGCGCTGCTGGCCGAACTGGGCGAGCCGCTGATGAGCGTGACCCTGATCATGCCGGGCGAAGAAGACCCGCTGAGCGATCCGTACGAAATGCGCCAGTTGCTCGAGCATCAGGTGGACCTGATCATCGATGGCGGTTCCGGCGGCATCAAGGCCTCCACCGTGATCGACCTCACGGGCGATGATCCGGAAGTGATCCGCGTCGGTTGCGGCGATCCGGCTCCATTCATGGTCGAGGCCTGA
- a CDS encoding DUF1289 domain-containing protein translates to MSSTKDPCISLCKFSDDVCLGCGRSKREIRAWKKLDKDDKRTVLAEASLRLIKLGATGRRKKK, encoded by the coding sequence ATGAGCTCGACCAAAGACCCGTGCATCAGCCTATGCAAGTTCAGCGACGACGTCTGCCTTGGCTGCGGTCGCAGCAAGCGCGAGATCAGGGCCTGGAAGAAACTCGACAAGGACGACAAGCGCACGGTGCTCGCCGAAGCTTCGCTGCGCCTGATCAAGCTCGGCGCCACCGGTCGGCGGAAAAAGAAATAA
- the rluB gene encoding 23S rRNA pseudouridine(2605) synthase RluB has product MSDNQKDDQEIGPAGEKLQKVLARIGVGSRRDVEAWISQGRIKVNGTEATLGLRVDMHDAITIDGKVIKREEAAESVRRVIMYNKPDGEICTRDDPEGRPTVFDKLPRPKEGRWINIGRLDINTTGLLMFTTDGELANRLMHPSYEMDREYAVRVRGEVDDEMIERLKAGVVLEDGPARFTDIQQAPGGEGFNHWYHCVVMEGRNREVRRLWESQGLVVSRLKRVRFGPVFLNSDLPMGRWREMSQYEVDVLSAEVGLTPVAMPQLNAKSKDKLDRMQRKSSRPMPRTERVRTLRPANGAPAATGPRTVREPQIEGERPGRKPAARPEGERAPRGRTERGEGRAPTGRGTPVADRPAETKRPAKPAPKRPGIKLADDDKPSGKRRGAPTGSGQRPGFGRKKPE; this is encoded by the coding sequence ATGAGTGACAACCAGAAAGACGACCAGGAAATCGGCCCAGCAGGCGAAAAACTGCAGAAAGTCCTCGCCCGTATCGGCGTCGGCTCGCGCCGTGACGTAGAAGCGTGGATCAGCCAGGGCCGGATCAAGGTCAACGGCACAGAGGCCACCCTCGGCCTGCGCGTCGACATGCACGACGCCATCACCATTGATGGCAAGGTCATCAAGCGCGAAGAGGCCGCCGAGTCGGTCCGCCGCGTGATCATGTACAACAAACCCGATGGCGAGATCTGCACCCGTGACGATCCGGAAGGCCGTCCGACCGTGTTCGACAAGCTGCCGCGTCCTAAAGAAGGGCGCTGGATCAACATCGGTCGTCTCGACATCAACACCACCGGTTTGCTGATGTTTACCACCGACGGTGAGCTGGCCAACCGTCTGATGCACCCGTCCTATGAAATGGACCGTGAGTACGCGGTACGTGTTCGCGGCGAAGTCGATGACGAGATGATCGAGCGCCTGAAGGCCGGCGTTGTGTTGGAAGACGGCCCTGCGCGTTTCACCGACATTCAACAGGCACCGGGCGGCGAAGGCTTCAACCACTGGTATCACTGCGTGGTGATGGAAGGTCGTAACCGTGAAGTGCGTCGTCTGTGGGAATCCCAGGGTCTGGTGGTCAGCCGCCTGAAGCGCGTGCGTTTCGGTCCGGTGTTCCTCAACTCCGACCTGCCGATGGGCCGCTGGCGCGAAATGAGCCAGTACGAAGTCGACGTGCTGAGCGCCGAAGTCGGTCTGACCCCGGTGGCCATGCCGCAATTGAACGCCAAGAGCAAAGACAAGCTCGACCGCATGCAGCGCAAGTCGTCGCGCCCGATGCCTCGCACCGAGCGCGTGCGTACCTTGCGTCCGGCCAATGGCGCACCGGCGGCTACCGGCCCGCGTACCGTGCGTGAGCCGCAGATCGAAGGCGAGCGTCCGGGTCGCAAGCCGGCAGCGCGTCCGGAGGGCGAGCGCGCTCCGCGTGGCCGTACCGAGCGCGGTGAGGGTCGTGCACCGACCGGTCGCGGTACGCCAGTGGCGGATCGTCCTGCCGAGACCAAGCGTCCGGCCAAACCGGCACCGAAGCGTCCAGGCATCAAACTGGCTGACGATGACAAGCCGTCGGGCAAGCGTCGTGGCGCTCCGACCGGTTCCGGCCAGCGTCCGGGTTTCGGTCGCAAGAAGCCGGAATAA
- a CDS encoding ScpA family protein: MVYGQAVTEMPLDLYIPPDALEVFLEAFEGPLDLLLYLIRKQNINILDIPVAEITRQYMGYVELMQSVRLELAAEYLVMAAMLAEIKSRMLLPRAETVEEEEEDPRAELIRRLQEYERFKAAAEGIDGLSRVGRDVIVPKLDAPEARARKLLPDVALEEILMSMAEVLRRGDMFESHQVSREALSTRERMSDVLERLKGAGFVPFVELFTAEEGRLGVVVTFMAILELVKESLIELVQNEPFAAIHVRARAE; this comes from the coding sequence ATGGTCTATGGCCAGGCGGTCACGGAAATGCCGCTGGACCTGTACATCCCGCCGGACGCCCTTGAAGTCTTCCTCGAAGCCTTCGAAGGCCCGCTCGACCTGCTGCTGTACCTGATCCGCAAACAGAACATCAATATCCTCGACATCCCGGTGGCGGAAATCACCCGTCAGTACATGGGCTATGTCGAGCTGATGCAGTCGGTGCGCCTGGAGCTGGCCGCCGAATACCTGGTGATGGCGGCGATGCTGGCCGAGATCAAGTCGCGGATGCTGTTGCCCCGGGCCGAAACCGTCGAAGAGGAAGAGGAAGACCCGCGGGCCGAACTGATCCGCCGACTGCAGGAATACGAACGCTTCAAGGCCGCTGCCGAAGGCATCGACGGACTGAGCCGGGTCGGCCGCGACGTGATCGTGCCCAAGCTCGACGCCCCGGAAGCCCGGGCACGCAAACTGTTGCCGGACGTGGCGCTGGAAGAGATATTGATGTCCATGGCCGAAGTGCTGCGCCGTGGCGACATGTTTGAAAGCCATCAGGTCAGCCGCGAGGCACTGTCCACCCGAGAACGCATGAGCGATGTGCTGGAACGGCTCAAGGGCGCCGGGTTTGTGCCGTTCGTCGAGCTGTTCACTGCCGAGGAAGGCCGGCTCGGCGTGGTGGTGACCTTCATGGCGATCCTTGAACTGGTCAAGGAATCCCTGATCGAGCTGGTGCAGAATGAGCCGTTCGCCGCGATCCACGTGCGAGCCCGAGCCGAATAA
- a CDS encoding helix-turn-helix transcriptional regulator, with product MHRRERSENLKNNIKYLIKSRGETQLSLCNSSGLTRTTIYNILEGKVVNVQQSTVRKISDFFGVSYEEIETIDFEEKEIIESSISPQGNMNPAAVPIIKESLVIQSLDKRIGELATIYPLTYYFGTSFNLIGVLLENEINGLHEPGDLLIVQKGSSTGDREKLVYDKITNRLLITQKSDVATDRICVVGDIIEERFNGL from the coding sequence ATGCACAGAAGAGAAAGATCGGAGAATCTGAAAAATAACATCAAGTACTTGATAAAAAGTCGTGGGGAGACGCAGCTGTCCTTGTGTAACTCCAGTGGCCTGACTCGAACGACCATTTACAATATTCTCGAAGGGAAGGTGGTCAACGTACAGCAGTCCACGGTTCGCAAGATTTCTGATTTTTTTGGTGTTTCTTATGAAGAAATAGAAACGATTGATTTTGAAGAGAAGGAGATCATAGAAAGCAGTATTTCTCCGCAAGGGAATATGAACCCGGCGGCAGTACCTATTATAAAAGAGAGCCTGGTTATCCAGAGTCTGGATAAGAGGATAGGCGAGTTGGCCACGATTTACCCATTGACTTATTATTTCGGCACTTCCTTCAACTTGATAGGTGTTCTGCTGGAGAACGAGATCAATGGTTTGCATGAGCCAGGCGATCTATTGATCGTGCAGAAAGGTTCGTCGACCGGCGACAGGGAAAAGCTGGTGTATGACAAAATCACAAACAGGCTGCTTATAACCCAAAAGTCCGACGTGGCTACGGATCGCATTTGTGTTGTAGGGGATATAATCGAGGAACGATTTAATGGGTTGTAG
- the arfB gene encoding alternative ribosome rescue aminoacyl-tRNA hydrolase ArfB has protein sequence MLKISNNVHLPDAEIELTAIRAQGAGGQNVNKVSSAVHLRFDIPASSLPEFYKERLLALRDTRITSDGVLIIKAQQYRTQEQNRADALERLTELILSATKVEKKRRPTKPTLGSKKRRLESKTKRGSIKAGRGKVDF, from the coding sequence ATGCTGAAGATTTCCAATAACGTGCATCTGCCGGATGCCGAGATCGAACTGACTGCCATCCGCGCCCAAGGGGCTGGCGGGCAGAACGTCAACAAGGTCTCCAGCGCCGTGCACTTGCGCTTCGATATTCCTGCCTCGTCCTTGCCCGAGTTCTACAAGGAGCGGCTGCTGGCGCTTCGCGACACTCGCATCACCAGCGATGGCGTGCTGATCATCAAGGCTCAGCAATACCGCACGCAGGAACAGAATCGCGCCGATGCACTGGAGCGTCTGACCGAGTTGATCCTCAGCGCCACCAAGGTCGAGAAGAAACGCCGTCCAACCAAGCCGACGCTGGGGTCGAAGAAGCGTCGGCTGGAGTCGAAGACCAAGCGCGGCAGCATCAAGGCCGGGCGCGGCAAGGTGGATTTCTAG
- the queC gene encoding 7-cyano-7-deazaguanine synthase QueC encodes MSNKAVIVFSGGQDSTTCLIHALTHYDEIHCITFDYGQRHRAEIEVAQQLAKELGVTVHKTMDVSLLNELAISSLTRDNIPVPTINSSGESLPSTFVPGRNILFLTLASIYAYQVQARTVITGVCETDFSGYPDCRDDFVKALNKALELGMDYKLTLDTPLMWLNKAETWALADYHNRLEFIRDQTLTCYNGIKGNGCSNCDACNLRAKGLNEFLNNKDQVTLSLKAKLNLN; translated from the coding sequence ATGAGCAATAAAGCAGTCATCGTATTTAGCGGCGGGCAGGACTCAACAACCTGTTTGATCCATGCCTTGACCCACTACGATGAAATCCACTGCATCACGTTTGACTATGGCCAGCGCCATCGTGCAGAAATTGAAGTTGCACAGCAACTGGCAAAAGAACTTGGTGTAACCGTACACAAGACCATGGACGTGTCGCTGCTTAATGAACTGGCCATCAGCAGCCTGACGCGCGACAACATTCCAGTCCCGACCATTAATAGTTCAGGAGAAAGCCTGCCGAGTACATTTGTGCCGGGCAGGAACATTCTGTTTTTGACCCTGGCTTCCATATATGCGTACCAGGTTCAGGCCAGGACCGTCATTACCGGTGTTTGTGAAACAGACTTCTCCGGCTACCCGGATTGCCGAGATGACTTTGTCAAGGCACTGAACAAAGCCCTTGAACTGGGTATGGATTATAAATTGACCCTGGACACTCCGCTGATGTGGCTGAACAAAGCGGAAACCTGGGCCCTGGCCGATTACCATAACCGGCTGGAGTTTATTCGCGACCAGACACTGACCTGCTACAACGGCATTAAAGGTAACGGTTGCTCTAATTGCGATGCCTGTAATCTTCGCGCCAAAGGCCTCAATGAGTTCCTCAACAACAAAGATCAAGTTACGCTCAGTCTGAAAGCAAAACTGAATTTGAACTGA
- a CDS encoding MFS transporter — MPEPQRPLAVTLQVVSIVLFTFIGYLNIGIPLAVLPGYVHSDLGFGAVIAGLVISVQYLATLLSRPYAGKIIDNQGSKRAVMIGLAGCGLSGVFMLFSAWTPNLPMLSLISLFIGRLVLGSAESLVGSGSIGWGIGRVGAANTAKVISWNGIASYGALAIGAPLGVWLVSHFGLWSMGVSILLLASLGLLLAWPKTAAPIVAGERLPFMHVLGRVFPHGCGLALGSIGFGTIATFITLYYATQHWENAVLCLSLFGASFIGARLLFGNLINRLGGFRVAIACLSVETLGLLLLWLAPDAHWALAGAALSGFGFSLVFPALGVEAVNLVPASSRGAAVGAYSLFIDLSLGITGPLAGAIAAGFGFASIFLFAAIAALSGLALSVYLYRHTSKYRED, encoded by the coding sequence ATGCCAGAACCCCAGCGCCCCCTGGCGGTCACGCTGCAAGTCGTTTCCATCGTCCTGTTCACCTTCATCGGCTACCTGAATATCGGCATTCCGCTGGCGGTGCTGCCCGGCTACGTACATAGCGACCTGGGCTTCGGCGCGGTCATCGCCGGTCTGGTGATCAGCGTGCAATACCTCGCCACCCTGCTCAGTCGTCCGTATGCCGGCAAGATCATCGACAACCAGGGCAGCAAACGTGCGGTGATGATTGGTCTGGCCGGGTGTGGACTGAGTGGCGTGTTCATGCTGTTTTCGGCCTGGACGCCCAATCTGCCGATGCTCAGTCTGATCAGCCTGTTCATCGGCCGCCTGGTACTGGGCAGTGCGGAAAGTCTCGTCGGCTCCGGATCGATCGGCTGGGGCATCGGCCGCGTCGGCGCGGCCAACACGGCCAAAGTCATCTCATGGAACGGGATCGCCAGTTATGGTGCGCTGGCCATCGGGGCGCCGTTGGGTGTGTGGCTGGTCAGCCATTTCGGTCTGTGGAGCATGGGCGTGAGCATTCTGTTGCTCGCATCGCTGGGCTTGCTGCTGGCCTGGCCGAAAACCGCCGCGCCGATTGTCGCTGGCGAGCGTTTGCCGTTCATGCATGTGCTGGGTCGCGTCTTTCCCCACGGCTGCGGACTGGCGCTGGGCTCGATCGGTTTCGGCACAATCGCCACCTTCATCACTCTGTATTACGCCACACAGCATTGGGAAAACGCGGTGCTGTGCCTGAGTCTGTTCGGTGCAAGCTTCATCGGCGCGCGACTGCTGTTCGGTAACCTGATCAACCGCCTCGGCGGCTTTCGCGTGGCGATTGCCTGCCTGTCGGTGGAAACACTGGGCCTGCTGTTGCTATGGCTGGCGCCGGACGCGCACTGGGCGCTGGCGGGTGCGGCATTGAGCGGTTTCGGCTTCTCGCTGGTGTTCCCGGCGCTGGGCGTGGAAGCGGTGAACCTGGTGCCGGCTTCCAGTCGCGGTGCGGCGGTCGGCGCCTATTCGCTGTTCATCGATCTGTCGCTGGGGATCACCGGGCCATTGGCCGGGGCGATTGCGGCGGGCTTCGGTTTTGCCTCGATCTTCCTGTTCGCCGCAATCGCCGCATTGAGTGGCCTGGCGTTGAGCGTCTATCTGTATCGCCACACGTCGAAGTACCGCGAAGACTAG
- a CDS encoding queuosine precursor transporter, with protein sequence MGCSVEMENSKYKLLGFENGKSLAVIMVIATGKIIKIKLSEVLNSEIMDNLNKIEVKNLYKKFYSQGGALTAYDLNDRHESSWMIYIILNLMLFTLYIFTSIAATKPIYLEYFDIIVTPGTFLYPLTFLIVDLLNETFGLRLARKAILFAFISNAAIIILLAITTHLPGLPGWKLDGPYNDVISQLSSVLVASSVSFLVSENINSYLLCKIKELTNSRFLFLRVFLSTLFAVIIDSFLFCFIAFYGAMETSAILNMIYVQIAIKVGFAFFNVLPAYGARALFKKYLTGSQAQ encoded by the coding sequence ATGGGTTGTAGTGTTGAAATGGAAAACAGCAAGTACAAGCTATTGGGATTTGAAAATGGAAAAAGCCTGGCCGTCATCATGGTCATTGCGACCGGAAAGATTATTAAAATAAAACTGAGTGAAGTGTTGAATAGTGAGATTATGGATAATCTGAATAAAATAGAAGTCAAAAACCTGTACAAGAAATTTTATTCCCAGGGAGGGGCGCTCACCGCCTATGATCTTAATGATCGTCATGAGAGTTCCTGGATGATCTATATCATTCTGAACCTTATGTTGTTTACGCTGTACATCTTTACCAGTATCGCCGCGACCAAGCCGATCTATCTGGAATACTTTGATATTATCGTTACGCCGGGTACTTTTCTTTATCCGTTGACCTTTCTGATCGTCGACTTGTTGAATGAGACATTCGGTCTCAGGCTTGCGCGAAAAGCGATACTTTTCGCTTTTATCAGCAACGCGGCCATCATTATCTTGCTGGCCATCACGACTCATCTCCCCGGGCTGCCGGGCTGGAAGCTCGACGGGCCTTACAATGATGTCATCAGTCAGTTGTCTTCTGTCCTGGTGGCGTCTTCTGTTTCGTTTCTGGTTTCCGAGAATATTAACTCGTATTTGTTGTGCAAAATCAAAGAACTCACTAACTCCAGATTCCTGTTTTTGCGCGTGTTTTTAAGTACGTTGTTTGCGGTAATCATCGACAGCTTTCTTTTCTGCTTCATTGCGTTTTATGGCGCGATGGAAACCAGCGCGATACTGAACATGATCTATGTTCAGATTGCGATAAAGGTTGGTTTCGCTTTCTTCAATGTCTTGCCTGCCTACGGGGCAAGGGCATTGTTCAAGAAGTACTTGACCGGCAGTCAGGCGCAATAA